Proteins found in one Poecilia reticulata strain Guanapo linkage group LG15, Guppy_female_1.0+MT, whole genome shotgun sequence genomic segment:
- the tk2 gene encoding thymidine kinase 2, mitochondrial isoform X1, with amino-acid sequence MTVAAARFFLNFRSALRPVVRTVKSGGTRGIRTGTPGKLMRSGDSRRTVICVEGNIASGKTTCLDYFSNTSNIQVLTEPVSKWRDVRGHNLLALMYQDPQRWGISLQTYIQLTMLDKHLSATTAPVTMMERSIFSAKHIFVENLFRSGKMPEVDYIVLNEWFDWITTNVSLPVDLIVYLQASPQTCYERLKQRCREEEMVIPLEYLEFIHQLHEDWLIKGSSAPVPAPVLVIPADYDLQKMLHKYEEHREKILTATNS; translated from the exons ATGACAGTAGCTGCTGCTCGGTTCTTTCTCAACTTCCGGTCGGCTCTCCGTCCTGTGGTTCGGACTGTTAAAAGCGGAGGTACCAGAGGAATCCGAACCGGAACTCCAG GGAagctgatgcggagcggagacAGCAGGAGGACAGTG ATCTGTGTTGAGGGAAATATCGCCAGCGGGAAGACGACGTGTCTGGATTATTTCAGCAATACGAGCAACATCCAG GTCCTGACAGAACCAGTGTCCAAATGGAGGGACGTCCGTGGACACAATCTTCTG GCCCTGATGTACCAGGATCCTCAGCGCTGGGGAATCTCTTTGCAGACTTATATTCAGCTCACCATGCTGGATAAACACCTGTCAGCCACG ACGGCTCCGGTCACCATGATGGAGAGGTCGATCTTCAGCGCCAAGCACATCTTCGTGGAGAATCTCTTCCGGAG TGGGAAAATGCCAGAGGTGGATTACATTGTTCTGAACGAGTGGTTCGATTGGATCACCACAAACGTTTCCCTCCCTGTCGACCTGATCG TTTACCTGCAGGCGTCTCCTCAGACCTGCTATGAGAGGCTGAAGCAGCGATGCAGAGAGGAGGAAATGGTCATTCCACTG GAGTACCTGGAGTTCATCCACCAGCTGCATGAAGACTGGCTCATTAAGGGCAGCTCCGCTCCGGTTCCTGCTCCTGTTCTG GTGATTCCTGCCGACTATGACCTCCAGAAGATGCTGCACAAGTATGAGGAGCACCGAGAGAAGATTCTAACAGCTACCAACTCttga
- the tk2 gene encoding thymidine kinase 2, mitochondrial isoform X2, with amino-acid sequence MRSGDSRRTVICVEGNIASGKTTCLDYFSNTSNIQVLTEPVSKWRDVRGHNLLALMYQDPQRWGISLQTYIQLTMLDKHLSATTAPVTMMERSIFSAKHIFVENLFRSGKMPEVDYIVLNEWFDWITTNVSLPVDLIVYLQASPQTCYERLKQRCREEEMVIPLEYLEFIHQLHEDWLIKGSSAPVPAPVLVIPADYDLQKMLHKYEEHREKILTATNS; translated from the exons atgcggagcggagacAGCAGGAGGACAGTG ATCTGTGTTGAGGGAAATATCGCCAGCGGGAAGACGACGTGTCTGGATTATTTCAGCAATACGAGCAACATCCAG GTCCTGACAGAACCAGTGTCCAAATGGAGGGACGTCCGTGGACACAATCTTCTG GCCCTGATGTACCAGGATCCTCAGCGCTGGGGAATCTCTTTGCAGACTTATATTCAGCTCACCATGCTGGATAAACACCTGTCAGCCACG ACGGCTCCGGTCACCATGATGGAGAGGTCGATCTTCAGCGCCAAGCACATCTTCGTGGAGAATCTCTTCCGGAG TGGGAAAATGCCAGAGGTGGATTACATTGTTCTGAACGAGTGGTTCGATTGGATCACCACAAACGTTTCCCTCCCTGTCGACCTGATCG TTTACCTGCAGGCGTCTCCTCAGACCTGCTATGAGAGGCTGAAGCAGCGATGCAGAGAGGAGGAAATGGTCATTCCACTG GAGTACCTGGAGTTCATCCACCAGCTGCATGAAGACTGGCTCATTAAGGGCAGCTCCGCTCCGGTTCCTGCTCCTGTTCTG GTGATTCCTGCCGACTATGACCTCCAGAAGATGCTGCACAAGTATGAGGAGCACCGAGAGAAGATTCTAACAGCTACCAACTCttga
- the tk2 gene encoding thymidine kinase 2, mitochondrial isoform X3 codes for MEGRPWTQSSGTTVENSRGSEAPAVSSKHVLSLQALMYQDPQRWGISLQTYIQLTMLDKHLSATTAPVTMMERSIFSAKHIFVENLFRSGKMPEVDYIVLNEWFDWITTNVSLPVDLIVYLQASPQTCYERLKQRCREEEMVIPLEYLEFIHQLHEDWLIKGSSAPVPAPVLVIPADYDLQKMLHKYEEHREKILTATNS; via the exons ATGGAGGGACGTCCGTGGACACAATCTTCTG GAACAACTGTGGAGAACTCTAGAGGGTCTGAAGCTCCTGCAGTGAGTTCTAAGCATGTCCTGTCTCTGCAGGCCCTGATGTACCAGGATCCTCAGCGCTGGGGAATCTCTTTGCAGACTTATATTCAGCTCACCATGCTGGATAAACACCTGTCAGCCACG ACGGCTCCGGTCACCATGATGGAGAGGTCGATCTTCAGCGCCAAGCACATCTTCGTGGAGAATCTCTTCCGGAG TGGGAAAATGCCAGAGGTGGATTACATTGTTCTGAACGAGTGGTTCGATTGGATCACCACAAACGTTTCCCTCCCTGTCGACCTGATCG TTTACCTGCAGGCGTCTCCTCAGACCTGCTATGAGAGGCTGAAGCAGCGATGCAGAGAGGAGGAAATGGTCATTCCACTG GAGTACCTGGAGTTCATCCACCAGCTGCATGAAGACTGGCTCATTAAGGGCAGCTCCGCTCCGGTTCCTGCTCCTGTTCTG GTGATTCCTGCCGACTATGACCTCCAGAAGATGCTGCACAAGTATGAGGAGCACCGAGAGAAGATTCTAACAGCTACCAACTCttga